Proteins encoded within one genomic window of Acomys russatus chromosome 5, mAcoRus1.1, whole genome shotgun sequence:
- the LOC127190044 gene encoding olfactory receptor 5B3-like → MENRTEVTHFLLLGLSNDPGLQLPLFITFLLIYTITLVGNLGMILLIVLDTHLHTPMYIFLGNLSLVDLCYASGVSPKVMAGFLVGDKAMSYNDCAAQMFFVTGFATVENYLLSLMAYDRYAAVCKPLHYATTMTTGMCAWMIAGCYACGFINACIYTGDAFGLSFCKANVVHHFFCDIPAIMVLSCSDKHLNELILVCVASFNIFFALIIILISYLMIFITILKMHSTTGHHKAISTCVSHFTAVFIFYGTVIFMYLQPSSSHAMDTDKTVSVFYTMVIPMLNPLVYSLRNKEVKSAFRKIVFRGR, encoded by the coding sequence ATGGAGAACAGGACagaagtgacacacttcctcctgttGGGACTCAGCAATGACCCAGGCCTACAGCTTCCCCTCTTCATCACCTTCCTCCTCATTTACACCATCACCCTAGTGGGGAACCTGGGGATGATCCTGTTGATTGTCCTGGACACTCATCTCCACACGCCCATGTACATTTTCCTTGGCAATCTATCACTGGTGGACCTTTGTTACGCTTCAGGTGTCAGTCCAAAAGTCATGGCTGGGTTTCTAGTAGGAGACAAAGCCATGTCCTACAATGACTGTGCTGCTCAGATGTTCTTTGTTACAGGCTTTGCTACTGTGGAAAATTACTTGTTGTCCTTAATGGCCTATGATCGCTATGCAGCAGTGTGCAAACCCCTGCACTATGCCACCACCATGACTacaggtatgtgtgcatggatgATTGCAGGGTGCTATGCCTGTGGCTTCATTAATGCCTGTATCTATACTGGGGATGCATTTGGTCTCTCTTTCTGTAAGGCCAATGTGGTTCATCATTTTTTCTGTGATATTCCAGCAATCATGGTCCTCTCATGCTCTGATAAACATTTGAATGAGCTGATTCTTGTTTGTGTAGCCAGCTTCAATATATTTTTTGCTCTCATAATCATCTTAATATCCTATCTAATGATTTTTATCACAATTCTAAAGATGCACTCAACTACAGGACATCATAAGGCCATTTCCACCTGTGTCTCTCATTtcactgctgtttttattttctatggcACAGTAATTTTCATGTACTTGCAACCTAGCTCCAGTCATGCCATGGACACTGACAAAACTGTGTCTGTGTTCTATACCATGGTTATCCCCATGCTGAACCCTCTGGTGTACAGTCTAAGGAACAAGGAAGTCAAGAGTGCATTCAGAAAGATTGTTTTCAGAGGAAGATGA